One window of Mediterraneibacter gnavus ATCC 29149 genomic DNA carries:
- a CDS encoding iron-containing alcohol dehydrogenase, with protein MSRFCLPRDIYHGKGCLEELKNLKGKKAILVVGGGSMKRQGFLDRAVTYLKEAGMEVQLFEGVEPDPSVETVMKGAEAMRAFEPDWIVAMGGGSPIDAAKAMWAFYEYPDVTFEDLCIPFNFPELRQKAKFAAIPSTSGTATEVTAFSVITNYQTGVKYPLADFNITPDVAIVDPDLVAGLPVKQVAYTGMDALTHAIEAYVSTLNGPFTDPLALQAIEMVLDNLPASYNCDMDAREQMHYAQCLAGMAFSNALLGIVHSMAHKTGAAFSTGHIPHGCANAIYLPYVIKYNAKDPVAAKRYAEIARRMGLPGASEKALINSLVEKIDDFNVKLNIPKTLKDFGIEENEFKEKVAKIAELAVGDACTGSNPRAIDPATMEKLFTCTYYGTEVDF; from the coding sequence ATGAGCAGATTTTGTTTACCAAGAGACATTTATCACGGAAAAGGATGTTTGGAAGAATTAAAGAACCTGAAAGGAAAAAAAGCAATTCTTGTAGTGGGCGGCGGTTCCATGAAACGTCAGGGATTTCTTGACAGAGCTGTAACATATTTGAAAGAAGCAGGAATGGAAGTCCAGTTATTTGAAGGCGTTGAGCCGGATCCGTCTGTAGAGACAGTTATGAAAGGTGCCGAGGCAATGCGTGCATTTGAGCCGGACTGGATCGTGGCAATGGGCGGCGGTTCTCCGATTGATGCTGCAAAAGCAATGTGGGCATTTTATGAGTATCCGGATGTAACATTCGAGGATCTGTGCATTCCGTTTAATTTCCCGGAACTGAGACAGAAAGCAAAATTCGCAGCGATTCCATCTACATCAGGAACAGCTACAGAAGTAACAGCATTCTCTGTTATCACAAACTATCAGACAGGTGTAAAATATCCGCTGGCTGACTTTAATATCACACCGGATGTTGCGATCGTTGATCCGGATCTTGTGGCAGGTCTTCCTGTAAAACAGGTTGCATACACAGGTATGGATGCACTGACACATGCGATCGAAGCATATGTTTCTACACTCAACGGACCATTTACAGATCCACTTGCACTGCAGGCAATTGAGATGGTACTGGATAATCTTCCGGCATCTTACAACTGCGATATGGATGCAAGAGAGCAGATGCATTATGCACAGTGTCTGGCAGGTATGGCATTCTCCAATGCATTGCTTGGAATCGTACACTCTATGGCACATAAGACAGGTGCAGCATTCTCAACAGGACACATTCCTCACGGATGTGCGAATGCGATCTATCTTCCATATGTTATCAAATACAACGCAAAAGATCCGGTTGCAGCAAAACGTTATGCTGAGATCGCACGCAGAATGGGACTTCCGGGAGCATCTGAGAAAGCACTCATCAACAGTCTGGTTGAAAAGATCGATGACTTTAATGTCAAACTGAACATTCCAAAGACTCTCAAAGACTTCGGAATCGAGGAAAATGAATTCAAAGAAAAAGTTGCCAAGATTGCAGAACTGGCAGTAGGTGATGCATGTACAGGATCTAATCCTCGTGCAATCGATCCTGCAACAATGGAAAAATTATTCACATGTACATATTACGGAACAGAAGTTGATTTCTAA